The genome window GGTCCGAACTTGACAAGGTGACACAGCGGCAGCTCAAAAGGGGCGAGCGGATGGTCGAGGTTCTCAAGCAGGATCAGTACGTGTCGCTGCCGACAGAGAAACAGGTGGTCATTATCTTTGCCGGGGTCAATGGTTTTCTTGACGATGTCGAGGTTAAGGAGATAAAGCGATTCGAGCGCGAGCTGTTTCGGTTCATGGATTCCGAGCGCCCCGAGGTCCTCAAAGCTCTTAAGGAGAAGAAGGAGATGAGCGAGGAGCTTGAGGCGGACCTGAAGAAGTCCATTGATGAGTTCAAATCTCAATTCTTTCAATAGTTAGGTTCTTAATATGCCGACACTAAGAGACGTTCGACGACGTATTCTCAGCGTCAAGAACACGCAGAAGTTGACGCGGGCGATGAAGATGGTCGCCTCGTCCAAGCTGCGTCGTGCGGAGAGGTTTCTTGTTCAGGCTAGGCCTTACTCGAAGAAGATGATGGAGGTCGTTGCGAGCCTG of bacterium contains these proteins:
- a CDS encoding FoF1 ATP synthase subunit gamma — its product is MPTLRDVRRRILSVKNTQKLTRAMKMVASSKLRRAERFLVQARPYSKKMMEVVASL